The Polymorphobacter megasporae genome window below encodes:
- a CDS encoding FKBP-type peptidyl-prolyl cis-trans isomerase gives MIAAVVLVAAATAAVTLPGGTVATDVKVGTGALAVPGKTVTVHYTGWLDVAGKRGKKFDSSRDHGQPFSFPLGGGQVIPGWDAGVAGMKVGGKRVLIIPAAQGYGERGAGDDIPPGATLIFDVELLGVE, from the coding sequence GTGATCGCCGCCGTCGTTCTCGTCGCCGCTGCGACCGCCGCAGTCACCCTTCCCGGCGGCACCGTCGCGACCGACGTCAAGGTCGGGACCGGCGCGCTCGCGGTGCCGGGCAAGACCGTCACCGTCCATTACACCGGCTGGCTCGACGTCGCCGGCAAGCGCGGCAAGAAGTTCGACTCGTCGCGCGACCACGGCCAGCCGTTCAGCTTCCCCCTCGGCGGCGGGCAGGTCATCCCCGGCTGGGACGCAGGCGTCGCGGGGATGAAGGTCGGCGGCAAGCGCGTCCTCATCATCCCGGCAGCCCAGGGCTACGGCGAGCGCGGCGCGGGCGACGACATCCCGCCGGGGGCGACCCTGATCTTCGACGTCGAGCTGCTCGGAGTCGAATAG
- a CDS encoding MFS transporter gives MPESARIADRTERVGGPYAWYVLIVLMVVYVFNFIDRSILTILGPYIQKDLGLSDGQIGLLSGTVFALFYGLFGLALGRLADTWVRTWTIALGLSIWSGMTALSGFATSFGALAAARVGVGVGEASASPAAYSLIGDWFPREKRATALSIYSSGIFIGAGLSFAISGVVVAGWNKAYAGGAAPLGLSGWQAAFLIIGIPGLLLAALVMTLREPPRGLADGILTKGPREPHPFLKMFAELGTILPPFTLFTLRRDGATGRVVGANFLAIVFAIAAAIVLTRWTDSLVPAAKLKILFSVGGTAITSNAVQWAAMALGVYGVFAWSQSLSVRDKPLYTLVWKTPTLLLAALAGTLISFGSYAIGAWVYIYAFRMLHATPAAAGIALGLGGALGGLIGTSMGGIVGDAWRKRDPAGRLKVSLLASIVPLPIVAYAFFTTSLPVFYVCYALYGLIGTFWLGGITTTMQDLVLPRMRGTAGAMFFMGTTLLGLGNGPYMVGLISDATGDLRFAILCSLGGAPIVWLCIVLAIRWLPAAEASRVERARAAGEPI, from the coding sequence ATGCCGGAATCCGCACGGATCGCCGATCGCACCGAGCGCGTCGGCGGACCCTATGCCTGGTACGTCCTCATCGTTTTGATGGTCGTCTACGTCTTCAACTTCATCGATCGCTCGATCCTCACCATCCTTGGGCCGTACATCCAGAAAGACCTTGGGCTGAGCGATGGCCAGATCGGGCTGTTGTCGGGGACGGTGTTCGCGCTGTTCTACGGGCTATTCGGCCTCGCGCTCGGGCGGCTGGCGGATACGTGGGTACGGACGTGGACGATTGCGCTCGGCCTGTCGATCTGGTCGGGGATGACCGCGCTGTCGGGCTTCGCGACGAGCTTCGGCGCACTCGCCGCCGCGCGCGTCGGCGTCGGCGTCGGCGAGGCGAGCGCGTCGCCCGCCGCCTATTCGCTGATCGGCGACTGGTTCCCGCGTGAGAAGCGCGCGACCGCGCTGTCGATCTATTCGAGCGGCATTTTCATCGGCGCGGGCCTCAGCTTCGCGATCAGCGGCGTCGTCGTCGCCGGGTGGAACAAGGCGTATGCCGGCGGGGCCGCCCCGCTCGGCCTGTCGGGGTGGCAGGCGGCGTTCCTCATCATCGGCATCCCCGGCCTGCTCCTCGCCGCGCTGGTGATGACGCTGCGCGAGCCGCCACGCGGGCTCGCCGACGGGATCCTGACCAAGGGCCCGCGCGAGCCGCATCCGTTCCTCAAGATGTTCGCCGAACTCGGCACGATCCTGCCGCCGTTCACGCTGTTCACGCTCCGCCGCGACGGGGCGACGGGCCGCGTCGTCGGTGCCAACTTCCTCGCCATCGTCTTCGCCATCGCGGCGGCGATCGTCCTAACGCGCTGGACCGACAGCCTCGTTCCCGCCGCCAAGCTCAAGATCTTGTTTAGCGTCGGCGGCACCGCGATCACCTCGAACGCGGTCCAGTGGGCGGCAATGGCGCTCGGCGTCTACGGCGTCTTCGCTTGGTCGCAGTCGCTCAGCGTGCGCGACAAGCCGCTCTATACGCTCGTCTGGAAGACGCCCACCTTACTGCTGGCCGCGCTTGCGGGGACGCTGATCTCGTTCGGCAGCTATGCGATCGGGGCATGGGTTTACATTTACGCCTTCCGCATGCTCCACGCGACCCCGGCGGCGGCAGGCATCGCGCTCGGCCTCGGCGGCGCGCTCGGCGGGCTGATCGGGACGTCGATGGGCGGAATCGTCGGTGATGCGTGGCGCAAGCGCGATCCCGCAGGCCGGCTCAAGGTGTCGCTGCTCGCCTCGATCGTGCCGCTGCCGATCGTCGCCTACGCCTTTTTCACGACGTCGCTGCCGGTGTTCTACGTCTGCTACGCGCTCTATGGGCTGATCGGGACCTTCTGGCTCGGTGGGATCACGACGACGATGCAGGACCTCGTCCTGCCGCGGATGCGCGGGACGGCGGGAGCGATGTTCTTCATGGGCACGACGCTGCTCGGGCTCGGCAACGGCCCGTACATGGTCGGCCTGATCAGCGACGCGACCGGCGACCTGCGCTTCGCCATCCTATGCTCGCTTGGCGGCGCGCCGATCGTCTGGCTGTGCATCGTACTCGCAATCCGCTGGCTTCCTGCTGCCGAGGCAAGCCGCGTCGAGCGCGCCCGCGCCGCCGGCGAACCGATTTAA
- a CDS encoding SDR family oxidoreductase encodes MKIADLFSVAGKVVVITGGSRGIGEMIARAYVENGAKVYITARNAAVCDGLAAELSKSGECISIPADLSKMDEIERFATALEARESRIDVLFNNAGASWGAPFDSFPESGWDKIVDLNVKSLFFLTQRLVKLLEAAGSVDDFARVINIGSIDGMHVSNIETYSYAASKAAVLHLTKMMAKNLASRHIAVNAIAPGYFPSKMTAAIPEEWAAASVAATPMKRIGNPTDMAGVALYLGSKASGFVCGSIIAVDGGYATTV; translated from the coding sequence ATGAAGATCGCAGACCTGTTTTCCGTTGCCGGCAAGGTCGTCGTCATCACCGGCGGCAGCCGCGGCATCGGCGAGATGATCGCCCGCGCCTATGTCGAGAACGGTGCCAAGGTCTACATCACCGCGCGCAACGCGGCGGTGTGCGACGGGCTCGCCGCCGAGCTGTCGAAGTCGGGCGAGTGCATCTCGATCCCCGCCGACCTATCGAAGATGGACGAGATCGAGCGCTTCGCCACCGCGCTCGAAGCCCGCGAAAGCAGGATCGACGTGCTGTTCAACAATGCCGGGGCGAGCTGGGGCGCGCCGTTCGATTCGTTCCCCGAAAGCGGCTGGGACAAGATCGTCGACCTGAACGTCAAGTCGCTGTTCTTCCTCACCCAACGCCTCGTCAAACTGCTTGAAGCCGCCGGGAGCGTCGACGACTTCGCCCGCGTCATCAACATCGGCTCGATCGACGGGATGCACGTCAGCAATATCGAGACGTACAGCTATGCCGCGTCGAAGGCCGCCGTCCTCCATCTGACCAAGATGATGGCGAAGAACCTCGCGAGCCGCCATATCGCCGTGAACGCGATCGCCCCGGGCTATTTCCCGTCGAAGATGACCGCCGCGATCCCCGAGGAGTGGGCCGCTGCCTCGGTCGCGGCGACCCCGATGAAGCGGATCGGCAATCCCACCGACATGGCCGGCGTTGCGCTCTACCTCGGCTCGAAGGCGAGCGGCTTCGTCTGCGGCAGCATCATCGCGGTCGACGGCGGGTACGCGACGACGGTCTGA
- a CDS encoding P-II family nitrogen regulator, whose translation MKKIEAVIKPFKLDEVKEALHEVGVSGITVTEAKGFGRQKGHTELYRGAEYVVDFLPKVRLEVVVDDDQADRVVEAIANAARTGRIGDGKIFVSTIDAAVRIRTGERDSDAI comes from the coding sequence GTGAAAAAAATCGAAGCCGTCATCAAGCCGTTCAAGCTCGACGAGGTTAAGGAGGCGCTCCACGAGGTCGGCGTCAGCGGCATCACTGTCACCGAAGCCAAGGGCTTCGGCCGCCAGAAGGGCCACACCGAGCTCTATCGCGGCGCCGAATATGTCGTCGACTTTCTGCCGAAGGTTCGCCTCGAAGTCGTCGTCGATGACGACCAGGCCGACCGCGTCGTCGAAGCGATCGCCAACGCGGCGCGCACCGGGCGCATCGGCGACGGCAAGATCTTCGTCTCGACGATCGACGCCGCCGTTCGCATCCGCACCGGAGAGCGCGACTCCGACGCGATCTAA
- the glnA gene encoding type I glutamate--ammonia ligase — protein sequence MAETAASVLDMIKEKEIEWVDLRFTDPKGKWQHLTMVAGVVDEDMLSDGFMFDGSSIDGWKAINESDMILMPDLDATYIDPFSATPMLILICDIVEPSTGQLYGRDPRSTAKRGEAYLKSTGIGDTIYIGPEAEFFVFDDVRWKLGYNVGSYELDDIELPTNTGTKYDEGNMGHRPRVKGGYFPVAPVDSAVDLRAEMVSTMLEMGLPCDKHHHEVAAAQHELGLTFGTLTTTADRMQVYKYVVHQVAHAYGKTATFMPKPIKDDNGSGMHTHLSIWNGKTPLFAGDGYAGLSEMALYFIGGIIKHAKACNAFTNPSTNSYKRLVPGFEAPVLLAYSSRNRSASCRIPYGTGGKSKRVEVRFPDAMANPYLCYTALLMAGLDGIENKIHPGQPMDKNLYDLPPRELKKVPTVCASLREALGALDRSRAIFTKGGVFTDDQIDSYIELKMQDVMRWEMTPSAVEFDMYYSS from the coding sequence ATGGCCGAAACCGCAGCATCCGTCCTCGACATGATCAAGGAAAAGGAGATCGAGTGGGTCGATCTTCGCTTCACCGACCCCAAGGGCAAGTGGCAGCACCTGACGATGGTCGCGGGCGTCGTCGACGAGGACATGCTGTCGGACGGCTTCATGTTCGACGGCTCGTCGATCGACGGCTGGAAGGCGATCAACGAGTCGGACATGATACTCATGCCCGACCTCGACGCGACGTACATCGACCCGTTCTCCGCCACCCCGATGCTCATCCTGATCTGTGACATCGTCGAGCCGTCGACCGGCCAGCTGTACGGCCGCGACCCGCGCTCGACCGCCAAGCGCGGCGAGGCGTATCTCAAGTCGACCGGCATCGGGGACACGATCTATATCGGGCCGGAAGCCGAATTCTTCGTCTTCGACGACGTCCGCTGGAAGCTCGGCTACAACGTCGGCAGCTACGAGCTCGACGACATCGAACTGCCGACCAACACCGGCACCAAGTATGACGAAGGCAACATGGGCCACCGCCCGCGCGTCAAGGGCGGCTATTTCCCCGTCGCGCCGGTCGACAGCGCGGTCGACCTTCGCGCCGAGATGGTCTCGACGATGCTCGAAATGGGCCTGCCGTGCGACAAGCACCACCACGAGGTCGCCGCCGCGCAGCATGAACTCGGCCTGACCTTCGGCACGCTGACGACGACCGCCGACCGGATGCAGGTGTACAAGTACGTCGTCCACCAGGTCGCGCACGCCTACGGCAAGACCGCGACGTTCATGCCGAAGCCGATCAAGGACGACAACGGCAGCGGCATGCACACCCACCTGTCGATCTGGAACGGCAAGACCCCGTTGTTCGCCGGCGACGGTTACGCCGGCCTGTCGGAGATGGCGCTGTACTTCATCGGTGGCATCATCAAGCACGCCAAGGCTTGCAACGCTTTCACCAACCCATCGACCAACAGCTACAAGCGGCTGGTCCCGGGCTTCGAAGCGCCGGTGCTGCTCGCTTACTCGAGCCGCAACCGCTCGGCGTCGTGCCGCATTCCGTACGGCACCGGCGGCAAGTCAAAGCGCGTCGAAGTCCGCTTCCCCGACGCAATGGCGAACCCGTACCTCTGCTACACCGCGCTGCTGATGGCGGGCCTCGACGGCATCGAGAACAAGATCCACCCCGGCCAGCCGATGGACAAGAACCTGTACGACCTGCCGCCGCGTGAACTGAAAAAGGTCCCGACGGTGTGCGCGTCGCTGCGTGAGGCGTTGGGGGCTTTGGATCGCTCGCGCGCGATCTTCACCAAGGGCGGGGTGTTCACCGATGACCAGATCGATTCGTATATCGAGCTGAAGATGCAGGACGTGATGCGCTGGGAAATGACGCCGAGCGCGGTCGAGTTCGATATGTATTACAGCTCGTAA